A stretch of DNA from Plutella xylostella chromosome 16, ilPluXylo3.1, whole genome shotgun sequence:
aaaaaatacggtaCTTATAAACTGATTGCAACCTCACCTTCCTAAAATATTAAAgatgtaaaaaagtaattagtacatataacttaaaaacataaaaaagtaataacaTTACTAGGTACTGCACTGgtaaaaaacaataagtaagCAAACGTAAACTGGACGGATATATCTTATGCATTTTGTTGATTTAAGATTGCTGAAAAAAAGCTATAAAACTATTCAGATctgacaaaataatatttccgtattaaaaaaaatatatatctcaTCTTCAATATgccaaaaaatatgtttctcATAAGTCACATCCCTTTCTTCTTATGTAAAAGATCTTTATACTTACTGAATTTAATTGCTCATGCAAGGGGTGAAAACatgatcataatataaatcacCACCGGAATCGCCTTTCGGATATAACATGTCGAAAAGTGGCAAGATCGAAATACATGTTTTggcttaaaattaaaactattttacaTAACGAGGTCTGTAAGTACTGGTTCACTTAAGACTTAATTACGTATTATTAGAGAGAGCGTCTTTGAagcaatattataaaaaacgaTGATTGTTTCTTACAACTAAAAAAACAGTATCCGAACAACACAGTAACCAGTCAAATAAagtatttctttctttctttctaactGACATATCTTCTAAAAATCGTCGAACAGCCGATGTCCTGATGGGGTAACCGCACAGACTTATGGGTAACCGAGTATTCGAGTGGCAACCACGAACAGGAaagcgtagcgtgggacacctATCAGCCCGCTGGATGGATGACCTTTCGtgactggatgaggaaggccgaggacagactattgtggcgctctttgggagaggcctatgtccagcaatgGTCGAATatggactgatgatgatgatcttaGCATATGTCAGTAACAAACACAAGATACTAGGGTTGGTCATGTATCATGATGACTATACTGTCTGTGACTGTTTaacaacataaattaatttacagttcatgagcatttaaaatatacaagatGGTACTTTTGATATTCTATTTTCTTTTTGCCCCATTAGTGCGTTACGTCGTCATTgccatatattattatatatttttatgacacgtcgcaacgcaccaatggggcctcgcCCTAACACAGGCTGactgattttaaattaaaatgaatacTATCCTCATGCTGCCTCAGCGAGACCCGCTGTGCAAATCTTCTTCCGCACGTTTTACACTTGAATGGTTTTTCCCTCGTGTGCACTCTGGTGTGTTTGGCCAGATCCCCTTTAGTGGCGAACTTTTTGCCGCACCCGGAGAGGGGGCACGCAAACCTCTTTATATGCTGTCGCTGATGCAGGTAAAACTTCTTGTACTCGGTAAATTTCTTTTGGCATTTCTGGAAACAATGGGATATGGATTTATGAAAGtgtttaaatgaaatttgtatCAATGCAGTTTATAGTTCCATGCTACTTTAGTTAGGTGGCACAAGAGCCATCGGCTGCCATAGTAAAGCTAAGTTTATTTTGTAGTTTTAATGTTACTTCACACGAAAGCCTGAAACATGGGAGCCACAGTAAAAAAGTGTCATCAGATAcctaaaacattataaaagcAAGCATTCTTTATAGAAATGTATGATATTCATACGTACCGGACATTCGTATTCATCTTTAATCTTGATTGAGAAACCTCCATCACACTTCAATTTGATCAATTCATGTTTATGTTCCATTGTTACACATTTCATGTTAGTTTTTTTCGATTCTGTGTTTTCATAAGGTGTTACAATATCGTCTTCAAAGAtcaatttatttactattttaacTTGATTTTTGGGACTATGTGGCGGCTGGATAATAATATCATCTTCTATGGTGTAGTTTACAGGTATTTGGTTTTCTTCTCCATTGCTGGGGCTGTCAGGTGTATGCCAAATAACTGGATTTGTAGCTCGTGTTTCcaaatttttatttgttttctgGAATACAACAATCTCCAAATAATATACGGGAATTACAAAAGCCGAAAGTTACCCCCCAACTTAAGGACtcattctgaaaaacttttgttgtaaaacttttaaaaaaatatatgcaaatCAATGATTTCTTGTCCATAGTCTGTTGGACTTTTTAGTATGTTGAGAGGATATATTTTGCACATCTCTACTGGTTTCTATGTATTTCTATAGGATTCATTTGTCAGCCAGCAACATGGCGCTACACTTCCATACATACCTGTTGAATCTTCCATGTTCCATCAACCAGGTCCCTTCGAACATTTATCCGTAAAGGTGGGAGTGGAGGTATTTCCTAAAGAAAATTAAACAGGGTTTAGATGGGAAGGAATCTACTGATtgctttttttattaatttcaaaataataatattaacagtaaataatattaatgtagttacattttatacatataattaccTGAATGTTCTCTTGTACAGAAATGTCTATATTTGGTTCTGTTTGTGTACATTTTTCTGTTTTCTCTTTGTTTTTAGATAGAACCTGAACAGTAAAATTTTGTCTAAAATTCTTGGTAGGACAAAGAGCTAAACAGTCATCATTTCACAATTAATCACCTACTTAGACTCATTTGTTAGTCGTATacctcgaaatcaaaaaatccttgTAGCTTTTCACCTATTCGCATTTCACCGTGATAGCGTTTTTTGTTGTAGCGTATAATATCGgtagtatattttgttactagcatatatttttaacagatttttaCAACAGTAGCAAATTTTGATGTAGCATGTATTATCaatagcttatttattaagctgcatatattttgaatagcaagtaagtattttttgtcgCATCTTATTTGGGTTGCATATTGTTGAAGTGGAAAAGAAATATCgcaatatgtacctaataatgcattacaaacaaatatctatcaAGGTGAAAAGCAACTACAGTGAAAACAGGCAGAAAAGTAAATCTACTATGATTTTTTCAGACAATTGTCAGTAGCGATCAAAAATTATACTACAAGAATAAATATCTATTCAGAAATTTTGACATCGCGGCAAAATGCGAATAGGTGAAAAGCTATaaggattttttgatttcgaggtATACGACTAACAAACGCTTAGACTTTAGTTCATCATCGCctactatattatattacaacACAACAATATTGTTGACATAGCTTTTGGATTTAATTTCTAGGTCAGAAGTTAAATTGATTCTTCAGCAGATATTGCCAACCAACACTACCCTTGCAGATTTCTTGGTTGTCGTTTCtgaaattattgttatatacttacatcaaATGTCTCTGGTGTATCAGTTTGAGTAAATTTTTCatcatacaattttattgaggATAGAGgctgaaattaaaatattttgttaaattataaaaaaaaacactgaaaTAATGTTTAACAAGGTCATATTCAGTCCACATCATGTGGATCTTTTTTCAGCTTGAACTTTTAAGGAATTTGTGGGTATATatgcattatattttatatctgtACAGTGTACTTACCTCATCAATTATTTCAAATTGTTGCCCTAATAATgtgtttaaatgtttgtaatTCTCTGTTGCCAAAATCTTCAAATATTTGATACTGTTCAGAATCTGCAAGCATGAGGCACAGATCCGCTGCGGCAGGTTGTCACCCAACCTAACCTggaacaaaaataacaatatttttaaggacataccaatatttaaaaaaatatacatagctAAAGCCCAAGTTAGCCCAACTTGCTCAGTGGCTAAAGGGTTAAGAATTATTTTCTGAATCCAGGTTCAATCTATTTTCTTCATGAATTATGAGGCTGAGTTTTGTGTTATTCTGTATGTTCTAAGTATAAACCACAAGCACATTATCATGTATTCTTTGCATTAGTAGCACCATAATTTTGTTCTTTTCAGCTTGATGATTCCTGTAACAGTTTAAAATAACTGATGATGACTTTGGCAAAAGGGGTTAGTGAGTCATCTTGGGGATTTCATTAAATACAACTCATACAATAACTCAAAAATACTTCAAGAGACAATATCTCAACCATAGAACTCGAATCGTTACAAGAATCATTTTAGCTAAAAAAAGTATGTGCCACAACAGAAGTTAGCCTGTTAGCAACTTGCTATGGGGTGCTATGCTAACTTATGggttacttatacatattaataaGTTAAGTGTGGGTAAACTATATTAGTTTTAACATAACATCAGAGGTACGAAGTTTACTTTCAGTCCGGTAAATGTGAAGATGTCGTCACGAAGGCTTTCGCAAATAAAATTGAAGGTGTCAGCACCAGCATTGTCTTGTAAGCACAATCTGCACAAATCGTAAAACAACGGGGTTTCCTGCTGCTGCCATGGTGCTTCCATTTTCAGGATTAGAGGTAAGGTAAGATGtgaatgtttttaaatttaattcactTGGTGgcattgtttattaaaatatagtagAAAATGTTATAGTTAAAATACACCACATTGTACCAAACAACACAACAACGTCACACCGCAACAAAAATACAGCTGTGTCAGTTGTCAGTGTCACTGTCATGTCATGGAGGAAATAATACTTGTTGTgaataccccatttacactctcgcctcggccctcgcctcctcgctcgcctcgtcactcgtgcggaggcgcgaatgtaaacacccactcgcgtgcgacgcgagtgggtgtttacactctcgtgcAGAGTTCAGTTGCCTTTGAGCTAGCAACGATGGAGGACGTCGAAGTTTTAGCcgcaacaataaagaatttatgtatgatcaccgattacttcgccgtttatggatcgattttgaaaattcttttttttatgtattgggttgagatcccatttttttcaaattttgattccacctccaagggtgggtaaagggttaaaaacaggctatgaatttccattttgggtacctattaaccgattgtagttaatgaaatttagaaagtacataggtagggtaacgtaacgtacctagggacattttcgactaccccaactttgaatgaagctatcgcagcgtacaactaagatattaatgtgaaattttctttattcggtaggatatataatctattatcactagtatttgtgcttaagctttagtgtggccagattttattaaattaagataaaagtaaaaatgcttgttttgacccaaggtacgttacacgtttgtaccttgggacactgtttcctgtagctttgtactatggaaaatgcaaacttctaaataacgccttatatctctgttcttatttatttactgcatctctcttctgtctagtttcactctggcactaataagaacagagatataaggcgttatttagatgtttgcattttccatagaacaaagccataggaaacagtgtcccaaggtacaaatttaatcgtgtcccaaggtacaaaaaagcaatatttaaccaaaatttaaatatctttatttttaattaataggaatctttcagataattgccatgtcataaaattaaataactgaaaagttatacgtgacatccatgtctttattttgagcatgcctcaatgagataaagcaacacaaaaaactatacaaaagctacttttgactccaaaaaacttcatactgtcttcaccacacactagatgttggtatgatcacgagactcactagttttgccaagcgagtaaaatactatgcctagggtagaattttaatgtgtttatttagctggtttttaaaatacaatcaatgtcccaaggtacaagcttcccaaggtacgttacgttaccctacatacctatatttttatcattaaaaaaaatatgatggtgaccttgagctgatctgatgatggaaacggaaggtagtcaagggaactcctcaacggtaggtatatagcaactacttcgtg
This window harbors:
- the LOC125488504 gene encoding zinc finger protein 260-like is translated as MSLTLCPTKNFRQNFTVQVLSKNKEKTEKCTQTEPNIDISVQENIQEIPPLPPLRINVRRDLVDGTWKIQQKTNKNLETRATNPVIWHTPDSPSNGEENQIPVNYTIEDDIIIQPPHSPKNQVKIVNKLIFEDDIVTPYENTESKKTNMKCVTMEHKHELIKLKCDGGFSIKIKDEYECPKCQKKFTEYKKFYLHQRQHIKRFACPLSGCGKKFATKGDLAKHTRVHTREKPFKCKTCGRRFAQRVSLRQHEDSIHFNLKSVSLC
- the LOC105394989 gene encoding uncharacterized protein LOC105394989; its protein translation is MEAPWQQQETPLFYDLCRLCLQDNAGADTFNFICESLRDDIFTFTGLKVRLGDNLPQRICASCLQILNSIKYLKILATENYKHLNTLLGQQFEIIDEPLSSIKLYDEKFTQTDTPETFDVSI